ATCCGAGAGATAGAACGTCCAGATCATCGTGACGGCGCTGCCGGCGATGATGCTGGCGATCGCGCCCTGCCAGGTCGCTCGTTTCCACAGGAACGCCGCCAGCAGAGGCGGCGTGATGGCCGCGCCGTAGATGAGGTACGCCGTGTAGGCCGCGTCGAGAATCGTCGGGAACTGCTCGACGAGCAGGTACGCGATAAAGCCCAGGAGCAGCACCCAGCCGCGCCCCATGAGCACCACGGCCTTCTCACCCATGTCCGGCTTGATGAAGCGCTGCACGACGTCGCGCGTGAGGTTGGTCGCCGGCACGAGCAGGAACGAATCCGCCGTAGACACGATCACCGCCATCATCGTCGCGACCAGGATCATCCCCAGGAACAGTGGAAACGCCTGCCGCGCCGCCGCCGGGATGATGTTTTCCGATGCCGCTCGCCCGGTCCCATACAGATCCGTAATCAGGCCCTGATCCACCGCCAGGCTCCCCGTGAGCCCGAAGAACTGGATGGCCGTTTCGAGCACGATGACCCCGATCACCCAGAAGAACACCGCCCGCTGGGCCTGCCCGCCGTCCTGGGCGCTGAAGATGCGCTGGTACATGTTGGCGTCGCCCAGCAAGAGGAGCATCGTCGGGATCAGAAACGAGATGGCGATGATCGGCCCTGAATCGACATTGGCGCGTTCATCCGCCCAGTTGCCGAAGAGCGACCACTTGCCCGTCTCCTTCGCCGCCGCGATCACCTCGTCCACCCCGCCGACCGCGACGATCAGGAAAAGGAGGCCCACGAAGATCCCGCACAGCATCAGGACGCCGTTCACCACATCGGTGTAGACGACCGAGAGCATGCCGGCGAGGACTGTATAAAGGATCGCAAAAATGGCGGTAATGATGATGCCGGTCTCGACCGTCACCACCCCGTCGGTCATGATCTGGAGCACCCGGCCGCCCCCCTTGAACTGGTAGGAGACGATGGTGATGTAGGCCACGACGGTGATGAGCGTCGCAAGCACGCGCGAAATCTTGCCGTAGCGCGCCTCGAAGATATCGGGCACGGTCACCTGCCCGAAGTTTCGGATGCGTTTGGCGATGAAATAAACGAAGACGATCCCCGCCCAGGCGCCGACGTTCTGCCAGAGTCCGGAGAGCCCCGTGCGGTAGCCGAGGCCGGCGCCGCCGAAGAGGGAGCCGTTGCCCAGCCAGGTGGCCAGCAAGGTGCCCACGAGGACGTACCAGGGGAGCGTCCGGCCGGCGACCATGAAGTCCTCCCCCGTCTTCACCACCCGGCTTTTGTAATACCCGACCATGATCAGCGCCAGCAGATAAAAGAGCGACGCGAGGATGTACGGATTCTGTAATAGGACCAGCATGAAGGCTCCAACTTATTCCAATGTCACGGCGCGCAATCTACAATCCAAAATCGATTTTTCCGCGAACAAACCGATCCAGCCGACGTTGCGCCGTATATTTCTGCCCCATTTTCACGGCTGAGTGGACGTACATCATCTCATGGAAACACCCCGAACCGAACAAAAAACGACTGTCGATACCCACGGCGAGCGTACCCACACCTGCGGCGCGCTGCGCGACGAGCACGTCGGGCAGACGGTGACCCTGAAGGGTTGGGTCGATACGCGGCGCGACCTGGGCGGGGTGATCTTCATCGACATGCGCGATCGCCACGGCCTGACGCAGATCGTCTTTTCGCCCCAGGACAACGCCGGAGCCTACGCCGCCGCCGAGCGGCTGCGGACGGAAGATGTCATCTCCGTCCAGGGCGCCGTTCGCCCGCGCTCCGAGGAGACCATCAACCTCAAGCTGCCCACTGGCAAGGTCGAGGTGCGCGTTTCCGGCCTGCTCACCCTCAACCACGCCGAACCTATCCCTTTCCAGGTCTCGGCCCATGAGGAGAAGCGCAAGCTGGCGAACGAGGAGCTGCGTCTGCGCTACCGGTACCTGGACCTCCGCCGGCCCGAACTCCAGCGCAACCTCGTCATCCGCCATCGGCTCTGCCAGATCGTGCGCCGCGTGTTCGACCAGCACGGTTTCCTCGAAATCGAGACGCCGGTACTGATGAAATCGACCCCGGAAGGGGCGCGCGACTTCCTCGTGCCGAGCCGGCTCAACCCGGGGCAGTTCTACGCCCTGCCGCAGTCCCCGCAGACGTACAAGCAGATCCTGATGGTAGCCGGCCTCGACCGCTACTTCCAGATCGTCAAGTGCTTCCGCGACGAAGACCTGCGCGCCGACCGCCAGCCCGAATTCACCCAGGTCGACGTCGAGATCACCTTCGCCACCGAGGCCATCGTCCAGCGCATCATCGAAGACCTGATCACGACCGTCTGGCGCGAGATCAAGGGCGTCGAGCTGACGACGCCGTTCCAGCGTATGCCGTACGCCGAGGCCATGTCCCGCTACGGCAGCGATAAACCGGATCTCCGCTTCGGCCTCGAAATCCACGACCTGAGCGACGCCTTCCAGGGCAGCGGCTTCCGCGTGTTCGACAGTGTGCTGGAGACGGGCGGCAAGATCGTCGGCATCCGGGTGCCCGGCGAGGGCGACCGGGGGCGCGGCGCGATGGACCGGCTCGACAAGGAGTTTGTCCGCAAGCGCCTCGGCGCCGGCGGCCTCGTCTATTTCAAGCTGCCTTCCGACGGATCCGAGACCTTCGCCTCGGTGAAGGCGGATGTGCTCCCCACCGCGTCGGTGGATCGGGCCCTCGCGACGATCGGCGCGGAAACGGGCGATCTGGTGCTCGTCCTCGCCGGCAAGGCACCCAAAGTGTACGAACAGATGGGCGCCCTGCGCCTCGAGATGGCGCGCGAACTCAACCTGCTCCCCGAGGGCGACCAGGGTCCGTGGGCCTTCCTGTGGGTGACGGACTTCCCGCTCCTCGAGTGGTCGGAGGAAGACAAACGCTACGTGGCCATGCACCACCCCTTCACGTCGCCCCACCCGGAAGACATGGAGACGATGTTCGACAACCCCGGCGCGACGCGCGCCCGGGCGTACGACCTCGTGCTGAACGGCAACGAAGTCGGCGGCGGCTCGATCCGGATCCACAACCGCGACATCCAGAACCAGATGTTCCGGCTCCTGAACATCAACGAAGAGGAGGCGGAGCGACGCTTCGGGTTCCTGCTGGGCGCGTTCACCTACGGCGCCCCGCCCCACGGCGGCATCGCGCTGGGGCTGGACCGCCTGACCATGCTCCTCGCCGGCACGGAAAACATCCGCGACGTCATCGCCTTCCCGAAGACCCAGACGGGGCAGGAACTGATGGTGTCTTCACCCGACACCGTCGACGAACGCCAGCTCAAGGAACTGCATATCCGGGTGGCGCTGCCGGAGAAAAAATCGTAACTGATCTTACGCAGCCGTGTGCCTGGTAATCTGATGCAGGATGCAGGATTTTGTACCGGGCAACAGGCTTTTTGGACGAAATCCTGCATCCTTCATCTTGCATCCACGATGGACACGATGCCTTGCGTAACACGAGTTAATGAGTGACGGCAAAATCAGGTTCAAAGAAGAATGGCAGTGGTTGTCCGGCGACAGGTCATCGGGCTACTCAGAAATCGTCGAGCAACACATGCGTAGCCGGGCGTTCAGTCGGACACATTCCCGCGGCTCGGTGATTACCACGCCGGCTGCGACGGGCTTCCCGTCTTCGCCACTGGGGGTGCCGGCTCGCTTGATCCAGTGCGGGTAAATCCGTTATGTTGAAAGGGTAGTGATGAATTCGGAACCGAATGATTTTCGACGTGAAATGGGTACAGCAACCGAAGACGACTCCAACGGCTATGAGGCGGTCGCGGCTATCTACATTGCCGGACGAGGTATCCGTCCACGCGCTGGCGACTCTATCGGTGCCGCGGTCGTGAAGGCCTGGGCAGACGCATTTCCGCCTGGCGCGACGGTGCTCGACCTTGGCTCGGGCCCCGGTGAGCCGAGCACGCGGATCCTTCAGGAGGCCGGCCTCACGACGTACGCCGTCGACGCGTCACCAACCATGGTTGCCGCGTTCCGCGAGCGGTTTCCAGGTGTGCCGATCGAGCGAAGTACCGTCGAGGCCTCGGAGTTCTTCAACCGGACTTTTAGCGGCGTTCTTGCCTGGGGTCTGATGTTCTTACTTGAGCCGGCAGCGCAAGCGCTTGTCATCAAAAAGGTGGCACGCGTGCTCGAGGGCAGGATCTCCGCCCGAGCGCCAGATCGTACGGACCCGCGACGTGGTGACCGCGTTCCGGCTGTCGACCACGGGCACCCCGGTCGTGGTGAGGTTGGCCAGGATTTCCGCGATGGGCGCGTCCGGGCTGCGGCCTTTGAGAATGGCCCAGCGCCGGCCACGTGCGGCGCCGCGAAGGATGTGCCGTCACCAGACGCAAACCCCCGCCCGGGACCGACGACGTGATGCTTTCGCCCGGAGCGAGCAGATCCAGAAACGGCGCGCTACTCGAAAACAAGGCGACCGCGTCGCCGAGGGACGTCGCCCCGACGCTCACGCTCGTCGACACGCACGCCGGCGCCACGAGCCCATCGCTCATGCCGCTGTTGCC
The genomic region above belongs to Rhodothermales bacterium and contains:
- the aspS gene encoding aspartate--tRNA ligase, giving the protein METPRTEQKTTVDTHGERTHTCGALRDEHVGQTVTLKGWVDTRRDLGGVIFIDMRDRHGLTQIVFSPQDNAGAYAAAERLRTEDVISVQGAVRPRSEETINLKLPTGKVEVRVSGLLTLNHAEPIPFQVSAHEEKRKLANEELRLRYRYLDLRRPELQRNLVIRHRLCQIVRRVFDQHGFLEIETPVLMKSTPEGARDFLVPSRLNPGQFYALPQSPQTYKQILMVAGLDRYFQIVKCFRDEDLRADRQPEFTQVDVEITFATEAIVQRIIEDLITTVWREIKGVELTTPFQRMPYAEAMSRYGSDKPDLRFGLEIHDLSDAFQGSGFRVFDSVLETGGKIVGIRVPGEGDRGRGAMDRLDKEFVRKRLGAGGLVYFKLPSDGSETFASVKADVLPTASVDRALATIGAETGDLVLVLAGKAPKVYEQMGALRLEMARELNLLPEGDQGPWAFLWVTDFPLLEWSEEDKRYVAMHHPFTSPHPEDMETMFDNPGATRARAYDLVLNGNEVGGGSIRIHNRDIQNQMFRLLNINEEEAERRFGFLLGAFTYGAPPHGGIALGLDRLTMLLAGTENIRDVIAFPKTQTGQELMVSSPDTVDERQLKELHIRVALPEKKS
- a CDS encoding sodium:solute symporter family protein; the encoded protein is MLVLLQNPYILASLFYLLALIMVGYYKSRVVKTGEDFMVAGRTLPWYVLVGTLLATWLGNGSLFGGAGLGYRTGLSGLWQNVGAWAGIVFVYFIAKRIRNFGQVTVPDIFEARYGKISRVLATLITVVAYITIVSYQFKGGGRVLQIMTDGVVTVETGIIITAIFAILYTVLAGMLSVVYTDVVNGVLMLCGIFVGLLFLIVAVGGVDEVIAAAKETGKWSLFGNWADERANVDSGPIIAISFLIPTMLLLLGDANMYQRIFSAQDGGQAQRAVFFWVIGVIVLETAIQFFGLTGSLAVDQGLITDLYGTGRAASENIIPAAARQAFPLFLGMILVATMMAVIVSTADSFLLVPATNLTRDVVQRFIKPDMGEKAVVLMGRGWVLLLGFIAYLLVEQFPTILDAAYTAYLIYGAAITPPLLAAFLWKRATWQGAIASIIAGSAVTMIWTFYLSDQPYYATWSPFLQEVTYPAVGASLFMLIGVSLVTPKPAPETWAPFFNDSAHLSA